In a single window of the Leptospiraceae bacterium genome:
- the rfbB gene encoding dTDP-glucose 4,6-dehydratase, whose amino-acid sequence MARALKNILVTGGAGFIGANFIHYLAKIGFKGHVLNLDSLTYAGDLNNLVGIEDKLNYEFMRGDIRDKDYLNFVFTKNEIDTVVHFAAESHVDNSISGPRIFAETNVMGTFELLTAARTYWQKDGKYKEGVHFHHISTDEVYGSLGETGFFTETTPYDPSSPYSASKAASDHFVNAFHRTFGMPITMSNCSNNYGPFQNREKLIPLMITNAINGRNLPVYGDGKNVRDWLYVEDHCDAIWTILQKGENGRSYNVGGNNEWANINIVKKICEVLGKLTPKPVTEYEKLINYVTDRPGHDRRYAIDATRIQKELGWFPKETFETGIEKTVQFYLG is encoded by the coding sequence ATGGCAAGAGCATTAAAAAATATTTTAGTAACCGGTGGTGCAGGATTTATCGGGGCAAACTTCATTCACTACTTAGCAAAGATTGGATTTAAAGGACATGTATTAAATCTAGACTCGCTGACTTATGCAGGTGATTTAAACAATTTAGTTGGTATTGAAGATAAACTAAATTATGAATTCATGCGAGGCGATATTCGCGATAAAGATTATTTGAATTTTGTTTTTACCAAAAATGAAATTGATACAGTAGTTCACTTTGCAGCAGAAAGCCATGTTGATAATTCAATATCAGGACCTAGAATTTTTGCAGAAACTAACGTCATGGGAACATTCGAACTATTAACCGCTGCTCGCACTTATTGGCAAAAAGACGGTAAATACAAAGAAGGCGTTCACTTTCATCATATATCAACAGATGAGGTATACGGCTCATTAGGCGAAACTGGATTTTTTACAGAGACTACTCCCTATGATCCATCGTCTCCCTATTCTGCTTCTAAAGCAGCATCCGATCATTTTGTAAATGCATTTCATAGAACCTTTGGAATGCCAATTACAATGTCGAATTGTTCTAACAATTACGGTCCTTTTCAAAACAGAGAAAAACTCATTCCCTTAATGATTACAAATGCGATTAACGGGCGTAACCTTCCTGTTTATGGTGACGGAAAGAATGTGCGAGATTGGTTGTATGTAGAAGACCATTGCGATGCGATTTGGACTATATTACAAAAGGGCGAAAACGGTCGTTCTTACAATGTAGGGGGTAATAACGAGTGGGCGAATATCAACATCGTAAAGAAAATCTGCGAAGTTTTAGGCAAACTCACTCCAAAACCCGTAACCGAATACGAAAAGTTAATCAACTATGTAACAGACCGTCCGGGTCATGATAGACGTTATGCGATTGATGCTACCCGTATTCAAAAAGAGCTAGGTTGGTTTCCTAAAGAGACTTTCGAAACAGGAATCGAAAAGACTGTTCAGTTTTATTTAGGCTAA